The Bubalus kerabau isolate K-KA32 ecotype Philippines breed swamp buffalo chromosome X, PCC_UOA_SB_1v2, whole genome shotgun sequence genome has a segment encoding these proteins:
- the MED12 gene encoding mediator of RNA polymerase II transcription subunit 12 isoform X4, with the protein MAAFGILSYEHRPLKRPRLGPPDVYPQDPKQKEDELTALNVKQGFNNQPAVSGDEHGTAKNVNFNPAKISSNFNSIITEKLRCNTLPDIGRRKPQVNQKDNFWLVTARSQSAINTWFTDLAGTKPLTQLAKKVPIFSKKEEVFGYLAKYTVPVMRAAWLIKMTCAYYAAISETKVKKRHIDPFTEWTQIITKCLWEQLQKMAEYYRPGPAGSGGCGSTIGPLPHDVEMAIRQWDYNEKLAMFMFQDGMLDRHEFLTWVLECFEKIRPGEDELLKLLLPLLLRYSGEFVQSAYLSRRLAYFCTRRLALQLDGVSSHSSHVMSAQSTSTLPTTPAPQPPSSSTPSTPFSDLLMCPQHRPLVFGLSCILQTILLCCPSALVWHYSLTDSRIKTGSPLDHLPIAPSNLPMPEGNSAFTQQVRAKLREIEQQIKERGQAVEVRWSFDKCQEATAGFTIGRVLHTLEVLDSHSFERSDFSNSLDSLCNRIFGLGPSKDGHEISSDDDAVVSLLCEWAVSCKRSGRHRAMVVAKLLEKRQAEIEAERCGESEAADEKGSIASGSLSAPSAPIFQDVLLQFLDTQAPMLTDPRSESERVEFFNLVLLFCELIRHDVFSHNMYTCTLISRGDLAFGAPGPRPPSPFDDPADDPERKEAEGSSSSKLEDPGLSESMDIDPSSSVLFEDMEKPDFSLFSPTMPCEGKGSPSPEKPDVEKEVKPPPKEKLEGTLGVLYDQPRHVQYATHFPIPQEESCSHECNQRLVVLFGVGKQRDDARHAIKKITKDILKVLNRKGTAETDQLAPIVPLNPGDLTFLGGEDGQKRRRNRPEAFPTAEDIFAKFQHLSHYDQHQVTAQVSRNVLEQITSFALGMSYHLPLVQHVQFIFDLMEYSLSISGLIDFAIQLLNELSVVEAELLLKSSDLVGSYTTSLCLCIVAVLRHYHACLILNQDQMAQVFEGLCGVVKHGMNRSDGSSAERCILAYLYDLYTSCSHLKSKFGELFSDFCSKVKNTIYCNVEPSESNMRWAPEFMIDTLENPAAHTFTYTGLGKSLSENPANRYSFVCNALMHVCVGHHDSDRVNDIAILCAELTGYCKSLSAEWLGVLKALCCSSNNGTCGFNDLLCNVDVSDLSFHDSLATFVAILIARQCLLLEDLIRCAAIPSLLNAACSEQDSEPGARLTCRILLHLFKTPQLNPCQSDGNKPTVGIRSSCDRHLLAASQNRIVDGAVFAVLKAVFVLGDAELKGSGFTVTGGTEELPEEEGGGGSGSRRQGGRNISVETASLDVYAKYVLRSICQQEWVGERCLKSLCEDSNDLQDPVLSSAQAQRLMQLICYPHRLLDNEDGENPQRQRIKRILQNLDQWTMRQSSLELQLMIKQTPNNEMNSLLENIAKATIEVFQQSAETGSSSGNAASNMPSSSKTKPVLSSLERSGVWLVAPLIAKLPTSVQGHVLKAAGEELENGQHLDSSSRKERDRQKQKSMSLLSQQPFLSLVLTCLKGQDEQREGLLTSLYSQVHQIVTNWRDDQYLDDCKPKQLMHEALKLRLNLVGGMFDTVQRSTQQTTEWAVLLLEIIISGTVDMQSNNELFTTVLDMLSVLINGTLAADMSSISQGSMEENKRAYMNLVKKLRKELAERQSDSLEKVYQLLPLPKPTRDVITCEPQGSLIDTKGNKIAGFDSIFKKEILFPLLQAFKVCVVFSKFQQLTISHFLEQGLQVSTKQKISPWDLFEGLKPSAPLSWGWFGTVRVDRRVARGEEQQRLLLYHTHLRPRPRAYYLEPLPLPPEDEEPPAPTLLEPEKKAPEPPKTDKPGAAPPSTEERKKKSTKGKKRSQPAAKTEDYGMGPGRSGPYGVTVPPDLLHHANPSSISHLSYRQSSIGLYTQNQPLPAGGPRVDPYRPVRLPMQKLPTRPPYPGVLPTTMTGVMGLEPASYKTSVYRQQQPAVPQGQRLRQQLQAKISQGMLGQSSVHQMTPSSSYGLQTSQGYTPYVSHVGLQQHTGPADPTRHLQQRPSGYVHQQAPTYGHGLTSTQRFSHQTLQQTPMIGTMTPLGPQGVQAGIRSASILPEQQQQQQQQQQQQQQQQQQQQQQQQQQQYHIRQQQQQQQILRQQQQQQQQQQQQQQQQQQQQQQQAHQQQQQQAAPPQPQPQSQPQFQRQGLQQTQQQQQTAALVRQLQQQLSNTQPQPSTNIFGRY; encoded by the exons ATGGCGGCCTTTGGGATCTTGAGCTACGAACACCGGCCCCTGAAGCGGCCGCGGCTGGGGCCTCCTGATGTGTACCCTCAAGATCCCAAACAGAAGGAG GATGAATTAACGGCCTTGAATGTAAAACAAGGTTTCAATAACCAGCCTGCTGTCTCTGGGGATGAACATGGCACTGCCAAGAATGTCAACTTTAATCCTGCCAAG ATCAGTTCCAACTTCAACAGCATCATTACAGAGAAGTTACGTTGTAACACCCTCCCTGACATTGGTCGAAGGAAGCCCCAAGTGAACCAGAAGGACAACTTCTGGCTGGTGACTGCACGATCCCAGAGTGCCATTAACACTTGGTTTACTGATCTGGCTGGTACCAAGCCACTCACACAACTAGCCAAAAAG GTCCCTATTTTCAGTAAGAAGGAAGAAGTGTTTGGGTATTTAGCCAAATACACAGTGCCTGTGATGCGGGCCGCCTGGCTCATTAAGATGACCTGTGCCTACTATGCAGCAATCTCAGAGACCAAGGTTAAGAAGAGACATATTGACCCCTTCACAG AATGGACTCAGATCATCACCAAGTGCTTATGGGAGCAGCTTCAAAAGATGGCTGAATACTACCGGCCAGGGCCTGCTGGAAGTGGGGGCTGTGGCTCCACGATAGGGCCCTTGCCCCATGATGTTGAGATGGCAATCCGGCAGTGGGACTACAACGAGAAGCTGGCCATGTTCATGTTTCAG GACGGAATGCTGGACAGACATGAGTTTCTGACCTGGGTACTTGAGTGTTTTGAGAAAATCCGCCCTGGAGAGGATGAATTGCTTAAactgctgctgcctctgctgcttCGA TACTCTGGAGAGTTTGTTCAGTCTGCGTACCTCTCCCGCCGCCTCGCCTACTTCTGTACACGGAGACTGGCCCTGCAGCTGGATGGTGTGAGCAGTCACTCATCTCATGTGATGTCTGCTCAGTCGACAAGCACACTGCCCACCACCCCTGCTCCTCAGCCCCCAAGTAGCAGCACACCCTCTACACCCTTTAGTGACCTGCTTATGTGCCCTCAGCACCGGCCCCTAGTTTTTGGCCTCAGCTGTATCCTTCAG ACCATCCTGCTGTGTTGTCCTAGTGCCCTGGTTTGGCACTATTCACTGACTGATAGTCGAATCAAGACTGGCTCACCACTTGACCACCTGCCTATTGCCCCCTCCAACCTGCCCATGCCAGAGGGCAACAGTGCCTTCACTCAGCAG GTCCGTGCAAAGTTGCGGGAGATCGAGCAACAGATCAAGGAACGAGGACAGGCCGTTGAGGTTCGCTGGTCTTTTGATAAGTGCCAGGAAGCTACTGCAG GCTTCACCATTGGACGAGTACTCCATACTTTGGAAGTGTTGGACAGCCATAGTTTTGAACGCTCTGACTTCAGCAACTCTCTTGATTCCCTCTGTAATCGAATCTTTGGATTGGGGCCTAGCAAGGATGGGCACGAG ATCTCCTCAGATGATGATGCAGTGGTATCATTACTGTGTGAATGGGCTGTCAGCTGCAAGCGTTCTGGTCGGCATCGTGCGATGGTGGTAGCCAAgctgctggagaagagacaggCAGAGATTGAGGCTGAG CGTTGTGGAGAATCGGAAGCTGCAGATGAGAAGGGTTCCATTGCCTCTGGCTCCCTTTCTGCTCCCAGTGCTCCCATTTTCCAAGATGTCCTCTTACAGTTTCTGGATACACAGGCTCCCATGCTGA cGGACCCCCGAAGTGAGAGTGAACGAGTGGAATTCTTTAACTTGGTACTGCTGTTCTGTGAACTGATTCGACATGATGTTTTCTCCCACAACATGTACACTTGCACCCTTATCTCCCGAGGGGACCTTGCCTTCGGAGCCCCTGGTCCCCGGCCTCCCTCTCCCTTTGATGACCCAGCTGATGACCCAGAGCGCAAGGAGGCtgagggcagcagcagcagcaagctggag GATCCAGGGCTCTCAGAGTCTATGGACATTGACCCTAGCTCCAGTGTGCTCTTTGAGGACATGGAAAAGCCTGATTTCTCA TTGTTCTCCCCTACTATGCCCTGTGAGGGGAAGGGCAGTCCATCCCCTGAGAAACCAGATGTTGAGAAGGAGGTGAAGCCCCCACCCAAGGAGAAGCTAGAAGGAACCCTTGGGGTTCTTTATGACCAGCCACGGCATGTGCAGTATGCCACACACTTTCCCATCCCCCAG GAGGAGTCATGCAGCCATGAGTGCAACCAGCGGTTGGTCGTACTGTTTGGGGTGGGAAAGCAGCGAGATGATGCCCGCCATGCCATCAAGAAAATTACCAAGGATATCCTGAAGGTTCTGAACCGCAAGGGGACAGCAGAAACTG ACCAGCTTGCTCCTATTGTGCCTCTGAATCCTGGAGACCTGACATTCTTAG GTGGGGAGGATGGACAGAAGCGGCGACGAAACCGACCTGAAGCTTTTCCCACTGCCGAGGATATCTTTGCTAAGTTCCAGCACCTTTCACATTATGACCAACACCAGGTCACGGCTCAG GTCTCCCGGAATGTTCTGGAGCAGATCACGAGCTTTGCCCTTGGCATGTCATACCACTTGCCTCTGGTGCAGCATGTGCAGTTTATCTTCGACCTCATGGAATATTCACTCAGCATCAGTGGCCTCATCGACTTTGCCATTCAG CTGCTGAATGAACTGAGTGTAGTCGAGGCCGAACTGCTTCTCAAATCCTCAGATCTGGTGGGCAGCTACACCACCAGCCTGTGCCTGTGCATCGTGGCTGTCCTGCGCCACTATCACGCCTGCCTCATCCTCAACCAGGACCAGATGGCACAGGTCTTTGAGGG GCTGTGTGGCGTAGTTAAGCATGGGATGAACCGATCCGATGGTTCCTCTGCAGAACGCTGTATCCTTGCATATCTCTATGATCTGTACACCTCCTGTAGCCATTTAAAGAGCAAATTTGGGGAACTCTTCAG CGACTTCTGCTCCAAGGTAAAGAATACCATCTACTGCAACGTGGAGCCGTCAGAGTCCAACATGCGCTGGGCACCCGAGTTCATGATCGACACTTTAGAGAACCCCGCCGCTCACACCTTCACCTACACAGGGCTAGGCAAGAGTCTTAGTGAGAACCCTGCTAACCGCTACAGCTTTGTCTGCAATGCCCTTATGCACGTCTGTGTGGGGCACCATGATTCGGATAG GGTGAATGACATCGCCATCCTGTGTGCAGAGCTGACCGGCTATTGCAAGTCACTGAGTGCAGAGTGGCTGGGAGTGCTTAAGGCCTTGTGCTGCTCCTCTAACAATGGCACTTGTGGTTTCAACGACCTCCTCTGCAATGTAGAT GTCAGTGACCTGTCTTTTCACGACTCCCTGGCCACTTTTGTTGCCATCCTCATCGCTCGGCAGTGTTTGCTCCTGGAGGATCTGATTCGCTGTGCGGCCATCCCTTCACTCCTTAATGCTG CTTGCAGTGAACAGGACTCTGAGCCAGGGGCCCGGCTTACCTGCCGCATCCTCCTCCACCTTTTCAAGACACCTCAACTCAATCCTTGCCAATCGGATGGAA ACAAGCCTACTGTAGGAATCCGCTCCTCCTGTGACCGCCACCTGCTGGCTGCCTCCCAGAACCGCATCGTGGATGGAGCTGTGTTTGCTGTTCTCAAGGCTGTGTTTGTACTTG GGGATGCGGAACTGAAGGGTTCGGGCTTCACTGTGACAGGAGGAACAGAAGAACTtccagaggaggagggaggaggtggcaGTGGCAGTCGGAGGCAGGGTGGCCGCAACATCTCTGTGGAGACAGCCAGTCTGGATGTCTATGCCAAGTACGTGCTACGCAGCATCTGCCAGCAG GAATGGGTAGGAGAACGTTGCCTTAAATCGTTGTGTGAGGACAGCAATGACCTGCAAGACCCAGTGTTGAGCAGTGCCCAGGCCCAGCGCCTCATGCAGCTTATCTGCTACCCACATCGGCTGCTGGACAACGAGGATGGGGAAAACCCGCAGCGGCAACGCATTAAGCGTATTCTCCAG AACTTGGACCAGTGGACCATGCGCCAGTCTTCGTTGGAACTGCAGCTCATGATCAAGCAGACCCCTAACAAT GAGATGAACTCCCTCTTAGAGAACATCGCCAAGGCCACAATCGAGGTTTTCCAACAGTCTGCAGAGACAGGGTCATCTTCTGGAAATGCTGCAAGCAACATGCCCAGCAGCAGCAAGACCAAGCCTGTGCTCAG CTCCCTAGAACGCTCGGGTGTATGGCTGGTGGCTCCTCTCATTGCCAAACTGCCCACCTCAGTCCAGGGGCATGTGTTAAAGGCTGCTGGGGAAGAATTGGAGAACGGCCAGCACCTGGACTCCTCTTCCCGCAAAGAACGTGATCGACAAAAGCAAAAGAG CATGTCTCTGTTGAGCCAGCAGCCCTTCTTATCCCTGGTGCTGACATGTCTGAAGGGGCAGGATGAGCAGCGTGAGGGACTCCTTACCTCGCTCTACAGCCAGGTCCACCAG ATTGTGACTAATTGGAGAGATGACCAGTATTTAGACGATTGCAAACCAAAGCAGCTAATGCATGAGGCACTCAAACTGCGGCTCAACCTG GTGGGGGGCATGTTTGACACAGTGCAGCGCAGCACCCAGCAGACCACGGAGTGGGCTGTGCTCCTCCTGGAGATCATCATCAGCGGCACTGTCGACATGCAGTCCAACAA CGAGCTCTTCACCACTGTCCTGGACATGCTAAGCGTGCTCATCAATGGGACCCTAGCTGCAGACATGTCCAGCATCTCCCAGGGCAGCATGGAGGAAAACAAACGTGCCTACATGAACCTGGTGAAGAAGCTGCGG AAAGAGTTGGCGGAACGCCAGTCGGATAGTCTGGAAAAAGTTTACCAGCTGCTGCCACTGCCCAAGCCGACTCGAGATGTGATCACGTGTGAGCCGCAGGGCTCCCTTATTGACACCAAGGGGAACAAGATTGCTGGCTTCGACTCCATCTTCAAGAAGGAG ATACTTTTCCCTCTCCTGCAAGCCTTCAAGGTCTGTGttgtattttccaagtttcaGCAGCTCACTATTTCTCATTTTCTGGAGCAGGGTCTTCAGGTTTCCACCAAACAAAAGATCTCTCCCTGGGATCTTTTTGAGGGCTTGAAGCCATCAGCGCCACTGTCTTGGGGCTGGTTTGGAACAGTCCGGGTGGACCGGCGCGTGGCCCGTGGAGAGGAGCAGCAGCGGCTGCTGCTGTACCACACACACCTGAGGCCCCGGCCCCGCGCCTACTACCTGGAGCCACTGCCACTGCCTCCAGAAGATGAGgaaccccctgcccccaccctgctaGAGCCTGAAAAAAAGGCTCCAGAGCCCCCCAAAACTGACAAACCTGGAGCTGCTCCACCCAGCACTGAGGAACGCAAGAAGAAGTCCACCAAGGGCAAGAAGCGCAGCCAGCCTGCCGCCAAGACGGAA GACTATGGAATGGGCCCAGGCCGAAGTGGCCCCTACGGAGTGACAGTGCCTCCAGACCTCCTGCACCATGCCAACCCTAGCTCCATCTCCCACCTTAGCTACAGGCAGAGCTCCATAGGCCTCTACACCCAGAACCAGCCACTGCCAGCAG GTGGCCCCCGTGTGGATCCATACCGCCCTGTGCGGTTACCGATGCAGAAGCTGCCTACCCGCCCACCTTACCCTGGAGTGCTGCCCACGACCATGACTGGTGTCATGGGACTGGAACCTGCCTCCTACAAGACGTCTGTGTACCGACAGCAGCAGCCTGCAGTGCCCCAAGGACAGCGCCTTCGCCAACAGCTCCAGGCAAAGATA AGTCAAGGGATGTTGGGACAGTCATCTGTCCATCAGATGACTCCCAGTTCTTCGTACGGTTTGCAGACCTCCCAG gGCTATACTCCTTATGTTTCTCATGTGGGATTGCAGCAACACACAGGCCCTGCAG ATCCTACTCGCCACCTGCAGCAGCGGCCCAGTGGCTATGTGCACCAGCAGGCCCCAACCTACGGACATGGGCTGACCTCCACTCAAAG GTTTTCCCACCAGACACTGCAGCAAACACCCATGATAGGCACCATGACCCCACTGGGCCCCCAGGGTGTCCAGGCCGGCATCCGGTCGGCTTCCATCCtgcctgagcagcagcagcagcagcagcagcagcagcagcagcaacagcagcaacagcagcagcagcagcagcagcagcagcagcaacagtaccaTAtccggcagcagcagcagcagcagcagatcctgCGG cagcagcaacagcagcagcagcagcaacagcagcaacagcagcagcagcagcaacagcagcagcaacaagcacaccagcagcagcagcagcaggcggctcctcctcagccccagccccagtcCCAGCCCCAG TTCCAGCGCCAGGGGCTTCAGCAgacacagcaacaacaacagacagCAGCTTTGGTCCGGCAGCTCCAACAACAGCTCTCTA ACACCCAGCCACAGCCCAGTACCAACATATTTGGAcgctactga